One segment of Bombus pascuorum chromosome 6, iyBomPasc1.1, whole genome shotgun sequence DNA contains the following:
- the LOC132908137 gene encoding dolichyl-phosphate beta-glucosyltransferase isoform X1, producing MIPLGNLLLYAILFAVICIIVFSIILFVMTKPYPEIWQDEKEKYFFNPKTKKTEAFPSLYEKWSVHLSVIVPAYNEEQRLPVMLDECLEYLENRSKNGCTYEVIIVSDGSSDKTVDIAHQYALKYENIRVLNLVKNRGKGGAVRLGILSARGSVILFADADGATKFTDLKKLDDNLKNILGFDYIDKPNEVSNSHAIVCGSRAHLEREETAKRTFFRLLLMHGFHFLVWFWGVRGIRDTQCGFKLITRESARVVFQALHVERWAFDVEMLYIARILNIPIIEIPVNWTEIEGSKIVPFWSWLQMGKDLFFIWYKYRIGAWKIKRSKQT from the exons ttttctataatattatttgtaatgaCAAAACCATATCCAGAAATATGGCAAGATGAGAAggaaaaatactttttcaatccaaaaacgaaaaaaacagAAGCTTTCCCGtctttatatgaaaaatggaGCGTACATTTAAGTGTTATAGTACCAGCTTATAATGAAGAGCAAAGAT tgCCAGTAATGTTAGATGAGTGTTTGGAATATTTGGAAAACCGTTCAAAAAATGGGTGTACTTATGAAGTGATTATAGTTAGCGATGGAAGTTCAGATAAAACTGTGGATATTGCTCATCAGTATGCATTAAAGTATGAAAACATTAGAGTATTAAATCTTGTTAAAAACAGAGGGAAAGGTGGGGCAGTAAGATTG gGTATATTAAGTGCAAGAGGAAGcgtaatattatttgcagATGCTGATGGTGCTACTAAGTTTAcagatttaaaaaagttagatgataatttgaaaaatatattaggaT TTGATTATATAGATAAGCCAAATGAAGTCAGTAATTCTCATGCAATAGTATGTGGATCTAGAGCTCATTtagagagagaagaaactgCTAAAAGAACCTTTTTTCGATTGCTACTAATGCATGGATTCCATTTCCTAGTGTGGTTTTGGGGAGTCAGAGGTATTAGGGATACACAGTGTGGTTTTAAACTTATAACACGTGAATCTGCAAGAGTTGTATTTCAAGCTCTACATGTTGAACGTTGGGCATTTGATGTAGAAATGCTATATATTGCAAGAATTCTAAACATTCCTATTATTGAGATTCCTGTGAATTGGACAGAAATTGAAGGATCCAAAATAGTCCCTTTCTGGAGTTGGTTACAAATGggtaaagatttatttttcatttggtATAAGTATAGAATTGGGgcatggaaaataaaaagatctaAACAAACGTAA
- the LOC132908137 gene encoding dolichyl-phosphate beta-glucosyltransferase isoform X2, with translation MIPLGNLLLYAILFAVICIIVFSIILFVMTKPYPEIWQDEKEKYFFNPKTKKTEAFPSLYEKWSVHLSVIVPAYNEEQRLPVMLDECLEYLENRSKNGCTYEVIIVSDGSSDKTVDIAHQYALKYENIRVLNLVKNRGKGGAVRLGILSARGSVILFADADGATKFTDLKKLDDNLKNILGYKPNEVSNSHAIVCGSRAHLEREETAKRTFFRLLLMHGFHFLVWFWGVRGIRDTQCGFKLITRESARVVFQALHVERWAFDVEMLYIARILNIPIIEIPVNWTEIEGSKIVPFWSWLQMGKDLFFIWYKYRIGAWKIKRSKQT, from the exons ttttctataatattatttgtaatgaCAAAACCATATCCAGAAATATGGCAAGATGAGAAggaaaaatactttttcaatccaaaaacgaaaaaaacagAAGCTTTCCCGtctttatatgaaaaatggaGCGTACATTTAAGTGTTATAGTACCAGCTTATAATGAAGAGCAAAGAT tgCCAGTAATGTTAGATGAGTGTTTGGAATATTTGGAAAACCGTTCAAAAAATGGGTGTACTTATGAAGTGATTATAGTTAGCGATGGAAGTTCAGATAAAACTGTGGATATTGCTCATCAGTATGCATTAAAGTATGAAAACATTAGAGTATTAAATCTTGTTAAAAACAGAGGGAAAGGTGGGGCAGTAAGATTG gGTATATTAAGTGCAAGAGGAAGcgtaatattatttgcagATGCTGATGGTGCTACTAAGTTTAcagatttaaaaaagttagatgataatttgaaaaatatattaggaT ATAAGCCAAATGAAGTCAGTAATTCTCATGCAATAGTATGTGGATCTAGAGCTCATTtagagagagaagaaactgCTAAAAGAACCTTTTTTCGATTGCTACTAATGCATGGATTCCATTTCCTAGTGTGGTTTTGGGGAGTCAGAGGTATTAGGGATACACAGTGTGGTTTTAAACTTATAACACGTGAATCTGCAAGAGTTGTATTTCAAGCTCTACATGTTGAACGTTGGGCATTTGATGTAGAAATGCTATATATTGCAAGAATTCTAAACATTCCTATTATTGAGATTCCTGTGAATTGGACAGAAATTGAAGGATCCAAAATAGTCCCTTTCTGGAGTTGGTTACAAATGggtaaagatttatttttcatttggtATAAGTATAGAATTGGGgcatggaaaataaaaagatctaAACAAACGTAA
- the LOC132908137 gene encoding dolichyl-phosphate beta-glucosyltransferase isoform X3, translated as MTKPYPEIWQDEKEKYFFNPKTKKTEAFPSLYEKWSVHLSVIVPAYNEEQRLPVMLDECLEYLENRSKNGCTYEVIIVSDGSSDKTVDIAHQYALKYENIRVLNLVKNRGKGGAVRLGILSARGSVILFADADGATKFTDLKKLDDNLKNILGFDYIDKPNEVSNSHAIVCGSRAHLEREETAKRTFFRLLLMHGFHFLVWFWGVRGIRDTQCGFKLITRESARVVFQALHVERWAFDVEMLYIARILNIPIIEIPVNWTEIEGSKIVPFWSWLQMGKDLFFIWYKYRIGAWKIKRSKQT; from the exons atgaCAAAACCATATCCAGAAATATGGCAAGATGAGAAggaaaaatactttttcaatccaaaaacgaaaaaaacagAAGCTTTCCCGtctttatatgaaaaatggaGCGTACATTTAAGTGTTATAGTACCAGCTTATAATGAAGAGCAAAGAT tgCCAGTAATGTTAGATGAGTGTTTGGAATATTTGGAAAACCGTTCAAAAAATGGGTGTACTTATGAAGTGATTATAGTTAGCGATGGAAGTTCAGATAAAACTGTGGATATTGCTCATCAGTATGCATTAAAGTATGAAAACATTAGAGTATTAAATCTTGTTAAAAACAGAGGGAAAGGTGGGGCAGTAAGATTG gGTATATTAAGTGCAAGAGGAAGcgtaatattatttgcagATGCTGATGGTGCTACTAAGTTTAcagatttaaaaaagttagatgataatttgaaaaatatattaggaT TTGATTATATAGATAAGCCAAATGAAGTCAGTAATTCTCATGCAATAGTATGTGGATCTAGAGCTCATTtagagagagaagaaactgCTAAAAGAACCTTTTTTCGATTGCTACTAATGCATGGATTCCATTTCCTAGTGTGGTTTTGGGGAGTCAGAGGTATTAGGGATACACAGTGTGGTTTTAAACTTATAACACGTGAATCTGCAAGAGTTGTATTTCAAGCTCTACATGTTGAACGTTGGGCATTTGATGTAGAAATGCTATATATTGCAAGAATTCTAAACATTCCTATTATTGAGATTCCTGTGAATTGGACAGAAATTGAAGGATCCAAAATAGTCCCTTTCTGGAGTTGGTTACAAATGggtaaagatttatttttcatttggtATAAGTATAGAATTGGGgcatggaaaataaaaagatctaAACAAACGTAA
- the LOC132908138 gene encoding programmed cell death protein 6 isoform X1 — protein MSFISPMPSREFLWDVFQRVDKDRSGAISAEELQQALSNGTWTPFNPETVRLMIGMFNIDKTDPDSSGMFDKNQKGTVSFEEFGALWKYVTDWENCFKSFDRDNSGNIDRNELKTALQNFGYRLSDRIIDTLIRKYDRAGRGTIYFDDFIQCCVVLYTLTCAFRQLDTDLDGIIVIHYEQFLGMVFNLKI, from the exons ATGTCTTTTATATCGCCTATGCCTAGTCGAGAATTTCTCTGGGATGTTTTTCAAAG AGTTGATAAGGATAGATCTGGTGCAATTAGTGCAGAGGAATTACAGCAGGCTCTTTCTAATGGGACTTGGACACCATTTAATCCAGAAACAGTTCGTTTAATGATTG GTATGTTTAACATTGACAAAACTGATCCTGATTCTTCAGGTATGTTTGATAAAAATCAAAAGGGAACAGTTAGTTTTGAAGAATTTGGAGCTCTGTGGAAATATGTAACAGACTGGGAAAATTGCTTTAAATCATTTGACCGGGACAACAGTGGAAATATCGatagaaatgaattaaaaacagCTCTCCAAAATTTTGGATACAGATTATCAGATCGAATTATAGACACTCTTATACGCAAATATGACAGAGCTGGTCGTGGCACTATATattttgatgattttattCAGTGCTGTGTAGTTTTATAT acaTTAACTTGTGCCTTCAGACAGTTGGATACAGATTTGGATGGTATCATTGTGATTCACTATGAGCAGTTTTTAGGCATGGTATTCAACCTTAAAATATAA
- the LOC132908138 gene encoding programmed cell death protein 6 isoform X2 has product MSFISPMPSREFLWDVFQRVDKDRSGAISAEELQQALSNGTWTPFNPETVRLMIGMFDKNQKGTVSFEEFGALWKYVTDWENCFKSFDRDNSGNIDRNELKTALQNFGYRLSDRIIDTLIRKYDRAGRGTIYFDDFIQCCVVLYTLTCAFRQLDTDLDGIIVIHYEQFLGMVFNLKI; this is encoded by the exons ATGTCTTTTATATCGCCTATGCCTAGTCGAGAATTTCTCTGGGATGTTTTTCAAAG AGTTGATAAGGATAGATCTGGTGCAATTAGTGCAGAGGAATTACAGCAGGCTCTTTCTAATGGGACTTGGACACCATTTAATCCAGAAACAGTTCGTTTAATGATTG GTATGTTTGATAAAAATCAAAAGGGAACAGTTAGTTTTGAAGAATTTGGAGCTCTGTGGAAATATGTAACAGACTGGGAAAATTGCTTTAAATCATTTGACCGGGACAACAGTGGAAATATCGatagaaatgaattaaaaacagCTCTCCAAAATTTTGGATACAGATTATCAGATCGAATTATAGACACTCTTATACGCAAATATGACAGAGCTGGTCGTGGCACTATATattttgatgattttattCAGTGCTGTGTAGTTTTATAT acaTTAACTTGTGCCTTCAGACAGTTGGATACAGATTTGGATGGTATCATTGTGATTCACTATGAGCAGTTTTTAGGCATGGTATTCAACCTTAAAATATAA